From Topomyia yanbarensis strain Yona2022 chromosome 1, ASM3024719v1, whole genome shotgun sequence, one genomic window encodes:
- the LOC131676562 gene encoding adenosine deaminase 2-like isoform X1 has protein sequence MIGELIIVSLCTMYVKSTAIDYNNKRQAIIDAEQKYATGGHAFLTAKESQANEILLNFKNHYITEASVNPESYAPGMHFFRAKPLIDKSDVFKIIKEIPKGSVLHLHNVAAVSSEWIIKNLTYQPEAKLCEINGKFYFTTRTSKFCPQESVRSIQQLRKENGTAESFDLWLESLINLKLRKPNLMHASINNVWDEFEQMFSAVKDLVSYKPFFEAFHTQLLKEFYEDNVFYIELRMSLSRLYDATDKVYDEFEVAKIVRNIVHTFKETNPDFIGAKIIYSKHRGMDSKAAQDQLHTFARLNSEEFPNFVIGFDLVGQEDINQPLTIFMDGLRTFQKTTAYFFHAGETNGYGTEADLNLVDAILLNTRRIGHGYSLYKHPALWRAVKSKGIALEVCPLSNQVLRLVDDLRNHPAVFYVSESVPIVISCDDPGFWDSKGISYDFYYAFMAIASNSAGIGFLKQIVWDSVRYSSLTPQERQQFAQILQLRWDRFVDNLVSGKFISDDCVSV, from the exons ATGATTGGGGAACTGATCATAGTTTCGTTGTGCACAATGTACGTTAAATCTACAGCCATTG ATTATAATAACAAACGCCAAGCAATAATAGATGCCGAGCAAAAGTACGCTACTGGTGGACATGCATTTCTAACAGCAAAAGAATCTCAAGCCAACGaaatattgctaaattttaaaaatcactACATTACTGAGGCATCGGTTAATCCCGAATCGTATGCTCCAGGAATGCATTTTTTTCGTGCAAAACCTTTGATTGATAAAAGTGACGTTTTCAAAATTATAAAGGAGATTCCGAAAGGCTCAGTGTTACACCTGCACAACGTGGCAGCGGTTAGCTCGGAATGGATTATTAAAAACCTGACATACCAACCGGAAGCCAAACTTTGTGAAATAAACGGCAAGTTTTACTTTACTACAAG gaCATCAAAATTTTGTCCGCAAGAATCTGTCAGAAGTATTCAACAACTAAGAAAGGAAAATGGTACAGCAGAATCTTTTGACCTCTGGTTGGAATCACTAATAAATCTCAAACTCCGCAAGCCCAACCTGATGCATGCATCTATCAACAACGTGTGGGATGAATTTGAACAAATGTTTTCAGCTGTTAAGGATTTGGTTTCCTACAAACCCTTCTTTGAGGCTTTTCATACACAGCTTTTGAAAGAGTTTTATGAGGATAATGTCTTCTATATCGAGTTACGAATGTCACTATCGCGATTGTACGATGCGACTGACAAAGTATACGACGAGTTTGAAGTTGCAAAAATCGTTAGGAATATTGTGCACACATTCAAAGAAACCAATCCGGATTTTATAGGAGCAAAAATTATTTATTCCAAACATCGTGGGATGGACAGTAAAGCAGCACAGGATCAACTGCACACCTTCGCCAGATTGaa CAGCGAGGAATTTCCTAACTTTGTGATTGGATTTGATCTAGTTGGACAGGAAGATATCAACCAACCATTGACCATATTTATGGATGGACTGCGCACATTTCAAAAGACGACCGCTTACTTCTTCCATGCAGGAGAAACTA ATGGGTACGGGACCGAGGCAGATCTTAACTTGGTGGACGCCATCCTACTGAATACTCGACGAATCGGCCATGGTTACTCTTTGTACAAACATCCTGCGCTTTGGCGGGCGGTGAAAAGTAAAGGAATTGCACTTGAAGTATGCCCTTTGTCCAACCAAGTGCTACGACTGGTAGACGATCTCAGAAATCATCCGGCGGTGTTTTATGTGTCTGAAAGCGTCCCTATTGTTATATCATGCGATGATCCAGGCTTTTGGGATAGCAAAGGAATCAGCTACGATTTCTATTATGCATTCATGGCAATCGCTTCAAATTCAGCTGGAATCGGGTTTCTCAAGCAGATTGTATGGGATTCGGTTCG GTATAGCTCACTAACGCCGCAAGAAAGACAACAGTTTGCGCAAATACTGCAGCTAAGATGGGATCGGTTTGTGGATAATTTGGTATCGGGGAAATTTATTTCCGATGATTGTGTTTCTGTTTAG
- the LOC131676562 gene encoding adenosine deaminase 2-like isoform X2: MIGELIIVSLCTMYVKSTAIDYNNKRQAIIDAEQKYATGGHAFLTAKESQANEILLNFKNHYITEASVNPESYAPGMHFFRAKPLIDKSDVFKIIKEIPKGSVLHLHNVAAVSSEWIIKNLTYQPEAKLCEINGKFYFTTRTSKFCPQESVRSIQQLRKENGTAESFDLWLESLINLKLRKPNLMHASINNVWDEFEQMFSAVKDLVSYKPFFEAFHTQLLKEFYEDNVFYIELRMSLSRLYDATDKVYDEFEVAKIVRNIVHTFKETNPDFIGAKIIYSKHRGMDSKAAQDQLHTFARLNEEFPNFVIGFDLVGQEDINQPLTIFMDGLRTFQKTTAYFFHAGETNGYGTEADLNLVDAILLNTRRIGHGYSLYKHPALWRAVKSKGIALEVCPLSNQVLRLVDDLRNHPAVFYVSESVPIVISCDDPGFWDSKGISYDFYYAFMAIASNSAGIGFLKQIVWDSVRYSSLTPQERQQFAQILQLRWDRFVDNLVSGKFISDDCVSV, encoded by the exons ATGATTGGGGAACTGATCATAGTTTCGTTGTGCACAATGTACGTTAAATCTACAGCCATTG ATTATAATAACAAACGCCAAGCAATAATAGATGCCGAGCAAAAGTACGCTACTGGTGGACATGCATTTCTAACAGCAAAAGAATCTCAAGCCAACGaaatattgctaaattttaaaaatcactACATTACTGAGGCATCGGTTAATCCCGAATCGTATGCTCCAGGAATGCATTTTTTTCGTGCAAAACCTTTGATTGATAAAAGTGACGTTTTCAAAATTATAAAGGAGATTCCGAAAGGCTCAGTGTTACACCTGCACAACGTGGCAGCGGTTAGCTCGGAATGGATTATTAAAAACCTGACATACCAACCGGAAGCCAAACTTTGTGAAATAAACGGCAAGTTTTACTTTACTACAAG gaCATCAAAATTTTGTCCGCAAGAATCTGTCAGAAGTATTCAACAACTAAGAAAGGAAAATGGTACAGCAGAATCTTTTGACCTCTGGTTGGAATCACTAATAAATCTCAAACTCCGCAAGCCCAACCTGATGCATGCATCTATCAACAACGTGTGGGATGAATTTGAACAAATGTTTTCAGCTGTTAAGGATTTGGTTTCCTACAAACCCTTCTTTGAGGCTTTTCATACACAGCTTTTGAAAGAGTTTTATGAGGATAATGTCTTCTATATCGAGTTACGAATGTCACTATCGCGATTGTACGATGCGACTGACAAAGTATACGACGAGTTTGAAGTTGCAAAAATCGTTAGGAATATTGTGCACACATTCAAAGAAACCAATCCGGATTTTATAGGAGCAAAAATTATTTATTCCAAACATCGTGGGATGGACAGTAAAGCAGCACAGGATCAACTGCACACCTTCGCCAGATTGaa CGAGGAATTTCCTAACTTTGTGATTGGATTTGATCTAGTTGGACAGGAAGATATCAACCAACCATTGACCATATTTATGGATGGACTGCGCACATTTCAAAAGACGACCGCTTACTTCTTCCATGCAGGAGAAACTA ATGGGTACGGGACCGAGGCAGATCTTAACTTGGTGGACGCCATCCTACTGAATACTCGACGAATCGGCCATGGTTACTCTTTGTACAAACATCCTGCGCTTTGGCGGGCGGTGAAAAGTAAAGGAATTGCACTTGAAGTATGCCCTTTGTCCAACCAAGTGCTACGACTGGTAGACGATCTCAGAAATCATCCGGCGGTGTTTTATGTGTCTGAAAGCGTCCCTATTGTTATATCATGCGATGATCCAGGCTTTTGGGATAGCAAAGGAATCAGCTACGATTTCTATTATGCATTCATGGCAATCGCTTCAAATTCAGCTGGAATCGGGTTTCTCAAGCAGATTGTATGGGATTCGGTTCG GTATAGCTCACTAACGCCGCAAGAAAGACAACAGTTTGCGCAAATACTGCAGCTAAGATGGGATCGGTTTGTGGATAATTTGGTATCGGGGAAATTTATTTCCGATGATTGTGTTTCTGTTTAG
- the LOC131676564 gene encoding low molecular weight phosphotyrosine protein phosphatase 2-like, translated as MKILFVCIGNSCRSPMAEAIMKDIVLKEGLDWIIDSAAIADWNVGYLPEDRCLAVLRENELDSNHIGRQISQEDFAQFDYIFGMDESNLSDLQTLAPKNCNARIELLGNYRMKELDKIIFDPYFEQGIHSFRRCYDQIAICCRNFIRQKRTST; from the exons ATGAAGATCCTTTTCGTGTGCATCG GAAACTCCTGCCGATCGCCAATGGCAGAAGCAATAATGAAGGATATTGTGCTGAAAGAAGGTCTTGACTGGATCATTGATAGTGCGGCTATTGCTGACTGGAACGTTGGCTACTTACCCGAGGATCGTTGTTTGGCAGTTTTACGGGAGAATGAACTTGATTCGAATCACATTGGCAGACAGATTTCGCAGGAAGATTTCGCGCAGTTTGATTACATTTTCGGGATGGATGAGAGTAATTTGAGCGACTTGCAAACCTTGGCACCGAAGAATTGCAATGCTAGGATAGAGCTTTTGGGGAATTATAGAATGAAAGAGTTGGATAAGATTATTTTCGACCCCTATTTC GAACAAGGTATTCATAGCTTCAGAAGATGCTACGACCAAATTGCGATATGCTGCAGAAATTTCATTCGACAAAAACGTACAAGTACTTGA